Within the Deltaproteobacteria bacterium genome, the region GAGCCCGGCCAGGTTGATCTCAGGGGGTTCATCAGCAGCCAGTTGTGAAACCAGCTTTCCTGTTACCGGTCCCAGGGCCATCCCTATCGTTGCATGCCCGGTCGCCAGGATCAGGTTTTTATACTTGCTGGAGCGTCCGATGATTGGCAGGCCGTCAGGCAGGCAGGGACGAAAACCGCGCCAGATTTCGACTGGCGGCAGGTCCTCGGTAACAGGAAGGTATTTGCTGGCCCGGTTCATAATCGCCTTGACTCGCCGCTGGTTGATGGACTGATCACGACCGGCCAGTTCAAGCGTTCCGGCAAAGCGAACCATCTCGCCCAGAGGAGAAACAGCCACTGCGGCCTCAGTAAGCAGGAGCGGGACAGACGGTGAAGTCTCGGATCGCTCAAAAGTCAGGCTATACCCCTTAGCAGGTTGAATAGGCAGCTGGATTCCCAGGTTTCTTACCAGGTCAGGCGACCAGGCCCCGCTGGCCAGGACGACCTGTTTCGGCTGAAATTCTCCCTGTGTTGTATTAACCGTCAAAATCCTGGCAGAAGCAGCCTCAAACCTCAGCACTTCGGTCGAGGTTTGGATATCAACTCCCATGTTTTTTATGACCCGGCTAAGCTGAACCACGAAATCGGCCGGGATCAGGTGAGCATCCTTGGGGAAATAGAGCCCGCCGATGACACTGGGCAGGATATTAAGCTCAATATTCCTGATCTCAGGAAAGGTTAATATTTCACATTCGATTCCAAACTCTCGCATCAGATCCGCTTCAGTATGGGCCTCCTGAAAACCCCGGCCGGTATTATAAAGCTTAAGAAGACCTTTTTCTTGATAACCGAAGCTCAAACCTTCGAGCGCGGCCAGTTCATTGTAAAGCTCCACACTCAGGCGGCTCAGGTCGCGAAGCAGGTGCATGGAGCGGCGTACCCGGTCCCACTGACAGGCGGCGCGAAATTTCCAGAGCCATGAAATGAGTTCGAGGCTGAAACGCGGCTTGATGTGGAAAGGGCTTTCCGGGTCCAGGAGCCATTTAAGTCCTTGACCCAGCGCTCCCGGGGCGGACAGCGGTATAATATGGCTGGGCAGGATGAATCCGGCATTGCCATATGAGGCCCCGCCACAAATTTCATCTGCCTCGACCAGTGTTACCTGCTGACCCTGCCGGGCAAGGTAATAGGCCGCGGACACACCAATCACCCCGCCACCGATCACAAGAACGTCTTCCTGAAATGTCATAACCGGTATCTCTTATCTGGCCTGACTGAGGCCTGTTCATATCTGTATTCAGGAATGTTCACGCCTTTTCAGGCACAACCAAGGATGAAAACCGTTATTTTCGGGTATATGACAGAAAGTTACACCGTCATTCCCGCGCAAGCAGGAATCCAGATATCTTGGAAAAAAGACTGAAAGGAATATAATTTTAGGTCTGATTTTGGAAATATCCTCTTGTTGCTGACGCAACCCCGACAACCTGGTGGTTGTCAGGGCCACCCGCCAAATACCATTATACCATTTAAGGAGTGACTAAAACGATTTATAAGGCAGAAGGAAAATCCCCCTCAATCCCCCTTTAAAAAAGGGGGAGTTTTCTTACTGCCTCTGGCCTAGTCTCCTGCTGGAAATATCTTTTCCTTTGTTCCCCCCTTTACTAAAGGGAGGTTTAGGGGGGATTTCTAGAGCGAATGGCAAGGATACGTTCTGATTGAAAGGGTAAAGATTACTTCGTCACTGACGCTTCTTCAATGACGAGTCGTTTTGAAAATGATGGAAAGTCCATTTGAATTATTACCATTATTTATGGGACGCCACAATAGCCGTATAGGTCGTTTTCAATTTTTTTAAAATCCGAATCAAGTATAGGTGTTAACATACTTAAATTCAGTATCCTGCCTTGGCTCCAGGTAGGTATTCATTGCATGAGACACAGTAAGATCCCGGTAGATCAGCAGGCCGTCCTCAGGATTGGAACTTTCGTTGAATGGAAAAACGGCATTCCTCCCAGAGGCCGTGAAACCTTGAACCGCGGCCAAGGCCCTGACCTGATTTTTATTCTTGACTGCCAGATCAAAGGCAACTCCTTGTTTATCCGCGGCAGGAGCTAATTCTGCCTGCTTCTCTTTGGCTAGCTCAGTGAGCGCCTTTCTTTCCATCTGGGCTGCTTGAGCTGCAACCTGCCGGTCTTGCGGGGAGGGGTCTGCCGGAGCCAGGGCCGCTCGCCTGACGACCTGCGCCTTCCGAATGGTAGCCTCAGGGTTGCCGCTTACCGGGGATGAATCTATGCTTACTTCGCCTCCTATGGCATATCGCTTGCCATCCGGGCCGATCTGATAAGAAAAATTCGCTCCTCCCCGGACATAACCTGCGCCCGCGGCCATGTGGGCGCGTTCATGGCTCCTGACTTCCTGATCACGCCTTTTTAACTCACGAACCTGGGCCTTTTCCGCCTTGCTCAGCTCATAATGCAGGCCTCTTTCAGTAATAACCATGTTATCTTCATTTTTATCTTTTTCTGAAGGCCCTTTCTCATCCCTGGCTGGTTTAGATTCTTCATATCGGCCTGTCAGGCCTTGCCCTGGGGACTGCGGCTTATCTTCGACCGTCGGGGAGATAGCGGTATTTTCATTATGGCCGGCCAGTTGTTTGGCCTCAGGAGAGATTGTGACGCGTATGGCGTCTGGAAAATCAGTTTCAGAAGGGGGTTTGGAATCGCCTCTTTCCCTGGTGATTCTCCAGGGACCTGTGACGCCAGCGATCTGGCCGAGGTTAAGTCCGCGGAAAATGTTTATGGAATTAACAACCGAATTAATCTCCAAGAAGGTCTCCTTAATAATAAAGAAGCTAGATCGCAGACTGAGCTTTGAGCGGGATTGTGTTTTAAGTTATTCATCCCTTTCGCCCTGCCTGATTTTCTCCATTATCTTTATCGGTCGGAAAGCTGATTAACTTAATATTTTTTTATGAGCTGGCTTTGAAAAAAGTTTGAATCTATGGCCAAGGAACATATAAAAATGCTGGCTAAAGAAGACGCTTAATGATAATCTGCCTTCTACTTAATTCTGAATGACCCTGGATGTCATTTCTGCCTAAGGAGCTAACAGATGGATTTTTTTGAACTATTGAAGGAGAGAAGAAGCGTTCGGGATTATGAGGCCAAAGAGGTGCCTCTCGAACTTGTCAAGGAGATAATCAACGACAGCATTAAGGCCCCGAACGCCGGTAATATGCAGCTCTGGCGTTTCATCATCGTCAATAACAAGGACTGGATAAAAAAGCTTTCAGATGCAAATAAAAAGGCCATCCTGAAGGACATCGAGGAAAATCCCTCTTCAGGATATAAAGGTTATGAAGCGCTGATTAGAAATGATAGCTATAATGTATTCTATAATGCCCCCTGCCTGGTCTATATCGTCGGCATTGCCAAGGCCCCGACCATTCCTGTGGACTGTGCTCTTTTGGCCAGCTATTTTATGCTCTCAGCCGCGGCAAGAGGTTTGGGCACCTGTTGGGTAGCGCAGGGGGCAGAGCTTAAGGATCCCGAAATCCTCCAGGAACTGGGACTGCCAGACAATTACAAGATTATCGCCCCGATTATACTCGGCTATCCCAGGAGCATTCCTTCTATGCCCGAAAGAAAAGAGCCCAAGATTCTCAAGGTTATTAGTTAAGGGGTTAAAGCCTTTTTGGTATTCCTGGATATTTTAGGACAAAACTCGAATCTCAGCGATCCTCGGACCATTCTGATTTTTTAACTGAAAAGTGGGGAGAATTGCAGTAAATTCAAATTGAAAAGGAGAAGTAACTATGGAACTCGCTGATGTGATTAAAGGGAGACGAAGCGTTAGGAAGTTTAAGCCAGATCCGGTCCCCAAGGAGCAGCTTGAACGCATTTTAGAACTGGCTCAGTGGGCCCC harbors:
- a CDS encoding FAD-dependent oxidoreductase; its protein translation is MTFQEDVLVIGGGVIGVSAAYYLARQGQQVTLVEADEICGGASYGNAGFILPSHIIPLSAPGALGQGLKWLLDPESPFHIKPRFSLELISWLWKFRAACQWDRVRRSMHLLRDLSRLSVELYNELAALEGLSFGYQEKGLLKLYNTGRGFQEAHTEADLMREFGIECEILTFPEIRNIELNILPSVIGGLYFPKDAHLIPADFVVQLSRVIKNMGVDIQTSTEVLRFEAASARILTVNTTQGEFQPKQVVLASGAWSPDLVRNLGIQLPIQPAKGYSLTFERSETSPSVPLLLTEAAVAVSPLGEMVRFAGTLELAGRDQSINQRRVKAIMNRASKYLPVTEDLPPVEIWRGFRPCLPDGLPIIGRSSKYKNLILATGHATIGMALGPVTGKLVSQLAADEPPEINLAGL
- a CDS encoding nitroreductase family protein; translation: MDFFELLKERRSVRDYEAKEVPLELVKEIINDSIKAPNAGNMQLWRFIIVNNKDWIKKLSDANKKAILKDIEENPSSGYKGYEALIRNDSYNVFYNAPCLVYIVGIAKAPTIPVDCALLASYFMLSAAARGLGTCWVAQGAELKDPEILQELGLPDNYKIIAPIILGYPRSIPSMPERKEPKILKVIS